The Thermoanaerobaculia bacterium genomic sequence AGTCGCCGACCACATCGATCACATTCGCGCCGTCGCCGGCATCGACCACATCGGCATCGGCGGCGACTACTACGACGACGGCGCCAAATCGATGGTCCCCGAGCTTGCCGACGTCAGCCGCTACCCCCACCTCTTCGCCGAGCTCCTCCGCCGCGGCTACACCGACGACGACCTCCTGAAGATCGCCGGCCGCAACCACCTCCGCGCCATGCGCCGGATGGAAGCCGTCGCGCAAGAGTAGCGACGTCGTCGGGGAAGTCGACCACCGGCGGCCGGAGCACGGCGGAGACGGACGTGGAGCTCACGGCTGGGCGGAAGCCTGGATCGTCAGCTGCCGCCGCTGGCCGCGCCGCCGGCCGCCCCTCCTCCGAGGCGCGGCGCGACGAACCCGTCCATCACCGCCTTGCGCATCAGCGCCGGAGGCAAGAGGCCCTGGGCGAGCAGAAAGTCGTGGAACGCCAGCCGGTCGAACTTGTCGGCCAGCTTCCGTTCGACGTCGGTGCGCAGCTCCATCAGGTGCTGGTAGCCGCAGAAGTAGGAGGGCGCCTGGCCAGGGGCGCGAAAGGTGTAGCGCTCGACCTCCTGGAGCGCCATGGCATGCGAGAGCACGACGTCCCGCTCGAGCACGCGGAACGCCTCGTCCCTGGTGATGGTCCCGAGCTGGAGGCCCGGGTCGAGATGCGCGCGCGCCGACCGCAGCAGGCGATGCTGGAGCGCGATCAACTGCCCCTCGAGCGGCTGGTACGGCTTCATCTCGGCCTCGGCGTAGAGCGCCCAGCCCTCGACGTTGACGCTGTTGAAGGCGTAGAGCACGCGCGCCTGCGAGACCCCCTTCTCGACGATCGAGGCGAACTGCAGCTCGTGGCCCGGACGGCCCTCGTGAGCGGTCAGCGTCCAGGACGCGGCCTCGAAGGTGAAGTCGTCGAAGCCGATCTCCTCCTTGCCGCTCTCGCCTGCAATCTTGAGCGGCAGGACGAATTCCCCGAACTCGCCGGTGTTGCCGATCAGGCGCGGCGGGCTCATGTTCGGCGCGGGCGTCTGCGCGCTCTCGGCCTCGCTCGCGATGCGAATGCGCATCTCGCGCTCGGGAAGCGTCACGATCCGGTTGGCGGCGATGAGCCCTTCGAGCTCCTTGATGCGCTGCTGGTAGTGCGGCAGGATCGCCTCGCCGACCAGCTGTTTCGTCTTCAGGTCCCGGATCACGTCGCGGTAGTCGGACGAGCCGAGCCCCCGCTCCTTGGCGATCATCGCAGCCAGGACCTGCATCTCGTTCTGGATCTCGTGGAACGACGCTTTGGCGCGCCCGGTGAGCTCCTCCACCGTCCAGTCGACGCCGAACTGCTGGAGCGCGAAGCGGTACTGCTCCTCGGGGATCCGGAAGTCGTCGACCGCGCGCGGCTCGACCTCGGCGTGGAGGAATGCGGTGTATCCGTCGAGCTGCTTCTGGAGCGCCTCGTACGGCTGCTCCCAGCCGGCGAGCTGGTACTTCTCGAACAGCTTGGCGATGCCGTCGAGGTAGCGGGCGGCGTTGCCGAAATCCTTGGCCAGGTCGTCCTTGAAGGGCCCACGCAGCGTTGTGCCGGAGCCGCTCGGACCCTTCAGCGCGTTCCTGGTGTAGGCCATCGCCTGGTCGGTGATCGGCGTGAAGCCAGGCTCGAGGCCGGC encodes the following:
- a CDS encoding DUF885 domain-containing protein, producing FNVHAQIFGGLRALLDDRVPAERRQAALARLRKYAGLEPGFTPITDQAMAYTRNALKGPSGSGTTLRGPFKDDLAKDFGNAARYLDGIAKLFEKYQLAGWEQPYEALQKQLDGYTAFLHAEVEPRAVDDFRIPEEQYRFALQQFGVDWTVEELTGRAKASFHEIQNEMQVLAAMIAKERGLGSSDYRDVIRDLKTKQLVGEAILPHYQQRIKELEGLIAANRIVTLPEREMRIRIASEAESAQTPAPNMSPPRLIGNTGEFGEFVLPLKIAGESGKEEIGFDDFTFEAASWTLTAHEGRPGHELQFASIVEKGVSQARVLYAFNSVNVEGWALYAEAEMKPYQPLEGQLIALQHRLLRSARAHLDPGLQLGTITRDEAFRVLERDVVLSHAMALQEVERYTFRAPGQAPSYFCGYQHLMELRTDVERKLADKFDRLAFHDFLLAQGLLPPALMRKAVMDGFVAPRLGGGAAGGAASGGS